A stretch of DNA from Trichoplusia ni isolate ovarian cell line Hi5 chromosome 9, tn1, whole genome shotgun sequence:
CTCTTGGAGACCAGCTGAAGAAAATGCTGATCGGGCTTGACAAGAAACACAGAGCTCTGGAACCATTGAAAGGGATGATCTCAAGACTTGACGACCGTCTGTCTAACGTGGAAACTATACTTCTACAGGTTCGTAATTATATTACTAATTATCATCAATTATAAGTATTCtcatcaaaaatgttttggtaaacgattgcatttttattttttaatattatcctATTCCAGCACAAGTTTCTCAGgtctaaataaaactaattcatATCTTATCCTATTCAGGAATAATAACTTTCTTCGTTTTGCTTTCAGAGAGAAGAACGTGAAAAGTCATCCCAAGCGAAAATAAATGAAGCACTAGAAGGCATACAGAAGGCGCTGGTGGCGTTAGCACCTGCTCCTCCTCCACCGATAGACCTGGACAACAACCTGTCTGCCAACGACGACGCTATTCAACGGAGGCTAGACACCACTGACGCTAAGATCGACGCTGTCAAGAAGGAAATCAAAACTCTGAAAAACACTTTAAATCCGGTAACTTCCTTTGTTGTCATACTTGATTATGGTCTAACAATAGTTATGCAGTTTGCCAGAGCTTCCCCattaatcatgaaaataaataatgtatgtatatatgtatgtatgtacatatttcatGCTTTTCGAAACCATTGAACAAGTTCTGCTTAGACCCTATTTTTGACCCAAAACACACAGACCTAACTAGTAGGTACCTTGTCTACCTAAGCAACAATAACTAATAGCACTGCTTctataatttgattgttttaggAGACATTCCGTTCGATGTGCTTAGAAGCAGCTTCCGACACAAATCCATTTGAGAAGCACATATCAGAAGCTGAGAAACttctaaacaaatatgaaaCGAAACTCAGTGAGTACAATGGAACCAAAGTGCAGACCGACTTCGTACCACTGAACGAAGTGTCGCTAGCTGACGAGGCGTGGCACAGCAAGATGAGTGAAGGTATTCGCTGCTGGTTGTTATTGTcctttagaatattttatgctgATTAGCTAATCAATTCATTGAATTTCAACAATGTAGACGGATAATGTAACCCAAGCAATTATACCCATGGTTTATCTGAACAAGCCAGCATCCATTTGTTGAATGTAACCATGgttaaaaattattaagaacTCTCCTTTCCTTATTCTTCCAATTAAACAATATTGGGATGACTTTCTTTCCGTCTAATCATGGCATGTTTTCAGTGATGGAGCGccaagaaaaggaaataaagaaGATCCAGCAGTTGTTGTCTGACGCGGAGAGCATGTGGAAGGACCTCCCGCGACTGGCCGACATCAACCGCGCCACCAACCAGACCATTGACACCGTCACCAAGGCCACGGAGACCATGCTTATTAACAATGAAATGGGTAAGAAATGTCATCCCCACGTCTGTTATCGGGACTTTAGTAGTCCCACTATTCGTTATtctataaaagcaaaaattaattatgaccgttattatttgaaaatagaaacGTGGATTTGTTAGACACTTCGACAGTAGATACCTAAATGTTCGTTCGAATTACGTTAGCTGTGCTCAGGTAGCAGTAGGGATGGGGACCAAGTGTTGAaatgggttttttttttgtaaatgaaaattactTCCTCTCCTTTATCCATCTTTCCTCTCCAAGGCAAANNNNNNNNNNNNNNNNNNNNNNNNNNNNNNNNNNNNNNNNNNNNNNNNNNNNNNNNNNNNNNNNNNNNNNNNNNNNNNNNNNNNNNNNNNNNNNNNNNNNNNNNNNNNNNNNNNNNNNNNNNNNNNNNNNNNNNNNNNNNNNNNNNNNNNNNNNNNNNNNNNNNNNNNNNNNNNNNNNNNNNNNNNNNNNNNNNNNNNNNNNNNNNNNNNNNNNNNNNNNNNNNNNNNNNNNNNNNNNNNNNNNNNNNNNNNNNNNNNNNNNNNNNNNNNNNNNNNNNNNNNNNNNNNNNNNNNNNNNNNNNNNNNNNNNNNNNNNNNNNNNNNNNNNNNNNNNNNNNNNNNNNNNNNNNNNNNNNNNNNNNNNNNNNNNNNNNNNNNNNNNNNNNNNNNNNNNNNNNNNNNNNNNNNNNNNNNNNNNNNNNNNNNNNNNNNNNNNNNNNNNNNNNNNNNNNNNNNNNNNNNNNNNNNNNNNNNNNNNNNNNNNNNNNNNNNNNNNNNNNNNNNNNNNNNNNNNNNNNNNNNNNNNNNNNNNNNNNNNNNNNNNNNNNNNNNNNNNNNNNNNNNNNNNNNNNNNNNNNNNNNNNNNNNNNNNNNNNNNNNNNNNNNNNNNNNNNNNNNNNNNNNNNNNNNNNNNNNNNNNNNNNNNNNNNNNNNNNNNNNNNNNNNNNNNNNNNNNNNNNNNNNNNNNNNNNNNNNNNNNNNNNNNNNNNNNNNNNNNNNNNNNNNNNNNNNNNNNNNNNNNNNNNNNNNNNNNNNNNNNNNNNNNNNNNNNNNNNNNNNNNNNNNNNNNNNNNNNNNNNNNNNNNNNNNNNNNNNNNNNNNNNNNNNNNNNNNNNNNNNNNNNNNNNNNNNNNNNNNNNNNNNNNNNNNNNNNNNNNNNNNNNNNNNNNNNNNNNNNNNNNNNNNNNNNNNNNNNNNNNNNNNNNNNNNNNNNNNNNNNNNNNNNNNNNNNNNNNNNNNNNNNNNNNNNNNNNNNNNNNNNNNNNNNNNNNNNNNNNNNATTTTGCTTTATAGAATAACGAATAGTGGGACTACTAAAGTCCCGATAACAGACGTGGGGATGACATTTCTTACCCATTTCATTGTTAATAAGCATGGTCTCCGTGGCCTTGGTGACGGTGTCAATGGTCTGGTTGGTGGCGCGGTTGATGTCGGCCAGTCGCGGGAGGTCCTTCCACATGCTCTCCGCGTCAGACAACAACTGCTGGATCttctttatttccttttcttggCGCTCCATCACTGAAAACATGCCATGATTAGACGGAAAGAAAGTCATcccaatattgttttaattggaaGAATAAGGAAAGGAGAgttcttaataatttttaacCATGGTTACATTCAACAAATGGATGCTGGCTTGTTCAGATAAACCATGGGTATAATTGCTTGGGTTACATTATCCGTCTACATTGTTGAAATTCAATGAATTGATTAGCTAATcagcataaaatattctaaaggACAATAACAACCAGCAGCGAATACCTTCACTCATCTTGCTGTGCCACGCCTCGTCAGCTAGCGACACTTCGTTCAGTGGTACGAAGTCGGTCTGCACTTTGGTTCCATTGTACTCACTGAGTTTcgttttcatatttgtttagaaGTTTTCTCAGCTTCTGATATGTGCTTCTCAAATGGATTTGTGTCGGAAGCTGCTTCTAAGCACATCGAACGGAATGTCTcctaaaacaatcaaattatagAAGCAGTGCTATTAGTTATTGTTGCTTAGGTAGACAAGGTACCTACTAGTTAGGTCTGTGTGTTTTGGGGTCAAAAATAGGGTCTAAGCAGAACTTGTTCAATGGTTTCGAAAAGCatgaaatatgtacatacatacatatatacatacattatttattttcatgattaatGGGGAAGCTCTGGCAAACTGCATAACTATTGTTAGACCATAATCAAGTATGACAACAAAGGAAGTTACCGGATTTAAAGTGTTTTTCAGAGTTTTGATTTCCTTCTTGACAGCGTCGATCTTAGCGTCAGTGGTGTCTAGCCTCCGTTGAATAGCGTCGTCGTTGGCAGACAGGTTGTTGTCCAGGTCTATCGGTGGAGGAGGAGCAGGTGCTAACGCCACCAGCGCCTTCTGTATGCCTTCTAGTGCTTCATTTATTTTCGCTTGGGATGACTTTTCACGTTCTTCTCTCTGAAAGCAAAACGAAGAAAGTTATTATTCCTGAATAGGATAAGATatgaattagttttatttagacCTGAGAAACTTGTGCTGGAATaggataatattaaaaaaataaaaatgcaatcgtttaccaaaacatttttgatgaGAATACTTATAATTGATGATAATTAGTAATATAATTACGAACCTGTAGAAGTATAGTTTCCACGTTAGACAGACGGTCGTCAAGTCTTGAGATCATCCCTTTCAATGGTTCCAGAGCTCTGTGTTTCTTGTCAAGCCCGATCAGCATTTTCTTCAGCTGGTCTCCAAGAGTCCTCTCTCTGAATTCATGTCGTTCCAGTTTGTCTTCTGACATCCGGATCATGTGGACCAGGGACAGCATGGCTTCTCTGATGTCTTCGTGcctagaagtatttttttaagtattgacTTAGTACAATGAGGATAGCAGCCCCTTATTGCTAAGGaaagtatacttttttttaagagagtcttaacagaaaaaaaaaattctgtcTGGGCATCCCCGCCTTTcttggtaatattattaattaagtgtaaAGGTACAAAAGATTTTACATTACCTGAAAAAAGTGAcaagaaaataatgatagaGTACTTATCTACATAAACCTAccactaaacaaatatttagagTTTTATGAAGTAACGACTAAAtggtaaatgtatttaatttacaaatcgatttcagattctaagaacatccattatttataaatatcggCGGAGTTCCGGTAATGGAGAGTACCTTACCACGCCGATTAGTATCGCTTATTTGCCTAATTGGAGAATGAGCCGTTTCCAAATGCCATTGCTACTGTTTTGAATTCCTGAATTCGGTTTTCAGTTTCATAATCCCTAATAACCACCAACTTAATAATCtacaataacaagaaaaaaataaattgtacttaaTAGAAATGAATGCTGCAGCTCTGGGAAAAAATGACGGGAATAATGCTTGATGTGGAAAATACTTCGTTCATGTAGAATCATGCACCATGTAAAATATAAGAAGAATCAATTAAAAgatagtgatttttttttttaaatacaattcacatgcaaaaagacacccagagtcGGAAAAAACAttcatgaatcacacaaatgcttgtcctacgcggggatcgaacccacgatacgGCGCGCAAAGTGgctttggcgtgatgacctcaaccactatcAAAATGTTTCGCGATTtcctttaattgaatttattttcatatatcaACTAACAATTTCAAAAGGCAAATATGAAACTATTTGACCTCTGGGGTAAATGAACTTTATTTAGCCACCATGAGTCAAAATAAGActctaattttatattcaaacacTTAAATAGTGTTAAGGAATAATATGGTTTGTGAAGTGTAGGCGTCGACTATAGCGACTTGTGAGTTATGTCAGCCATTAGAAGCTTTAAGGATCTAAGGATAAAATTGTACCGTTATGTTTATAAATCGACGCTAAATAGACGAAAATAGACtagaatttatgtttatatgttGCTACagctaaaataaacttacttacttggtcaacaattgaattatttaaaaaataacgtggCTGTTGCTATTGCCAAATAATTTGTCTCAAACCCAAATAGGGCTAACTTATGTAGTTAATCTTAGTCGTTTATTTCATTGGTAGGCATAAATAGGTCTAAGTTTATCTTATTCGGGGCTCAACTTATACTTGTTATGTTGTATTGCATAGTAGAGTTTAGATATACAGGGCGAGATATATACTAAATACTAAACTAAGGCAAGTATCAAATACCAAACAAATCCGTACAATTACGCTTTTGTAAATGCTCATGAATATTTACTGAGCTGCGATCCACGTTGGTCCAGCTTGAACgttgtgcaataaataaattagcataATCGATTGATAGGTACAAGACTTGTACAATACTAAGAAATAAGATTGTCAAATCCGTTACGTGTTTAAATCATTTAAGATACCCTGCGGACTTGTAGAAGACTGTAACAAGTGTGGAGAAATTAGTGAGGAAAATGATATGCCGATATGATGATACGCCTTTTTTCAGAACGTACGGCCAATTCAATGACCCTATgactaactaaaaaaaatgggaaAGGCTCTCGTCATGCTTAGGTGCAAAACTGCTAATTCAAAAGGCTGAggcactttaattaaattagatagaGCAACTTAGAGATATGACTACAAGACTACAAATATCTGTGCAAGTACAAGTCTGCATATAAACTTGATGACATTTTGTGCTGACTTCGATATTGAGACTTTTgcataaaaaagcaaattactAAACCAACCAATCAGCTTTACGCTGCACAGACCCTAAACCCGTAACTACATTATTACATTAGTGTTTAGTAATTAGTCCGTTCGTATTACACTACATACCACTGTCGCCATAAAACGAATGTCCAGATGTCAAAGCTATTTAAAGGAAGGTAACCGTACGACTGAAATACAATGAATAGCAGAAAACAGAACTGGCTCAGTGCATTATTATTAGCTCAAGTTCTAGTTACTAAACTGCACTGAGAATAACGTGTTCCAGCTGGTGTTGGATGCAGTTTAGTGTAATGAAATAGTTTGCGCATCATAGAAGGAGGTTACACGGACCTATTTGAATCCaattatcaacttatcgtatgTTTATTTGGTAATATGCGAGAAGAAGATGAAAATGAAAGGGCTCTGTTTCATTGGGCCATGGCCGATGGGTATAACAGAGAAATGGGACTCTTTAAACCTACATCCATTTTCGTCCAGCTCCAAAGACTGGAAATTCTTTTTGTGGTATCATGGCACCGAAATCttgaataataacaaaagaaaattaaatatcgtaCTGTATCCGGATACCATGATCTTGGATTCCATCAAAAGAAAGTgcccacaaaataaataaagatttaatttaattatctaaaagTTGTGTATTTATAGAACATCAATCAGTTTGTAAATAGAAACGGTTTACGTTATAGTTTCTTCCTAGCGAACCGTTTAATGAAGATTAATGGGTTTTCATCCATTATCTAACGATGCGCTTCACTCAGATGtcaagatataaatattatttgaagatttATGATTCTTGTCACCGGTTTCCCCATACGTTTCGTAATTTTCTCCACTTGCAAACgatcttttgatatttttatgttcgaACCTCTCTAATAAGATAGTTAATGGTTGATAGTGgttgtaaaacacttttaattcaCAAGACCTTTGATCGTAAGCGCCGTTAAagcttttaatatgtttattagtaaacattaaagcagataggtacctaccttatacttaatgaatttatttaagctggacgataatataattaaaacggtcatctttcacttttatatttagttGGGTCGGTATTTCTATGCCAAAGTGTTCATACATATGAATctacagaaaatgaaaaatggatTTCTAAAATAACCAGAATGGCTTCACGTTACCCCGTAAAATTTGGTTCATTAAAACGCGCTAGGTTGACGCAAAATTGTACTGTAAAATGTGATGCCCTCGTAAACAGTTCCAAgactgtttattttacatttcaactcaactaaataattatatttacggccactaaaactgaaaatgttttgttaacttTACTGTTTAATTAGCGTTTGACGATGACAAAGAAATATGTTGGCATCGTCATTGTTTTGAAAAGTGCAAGTTATTTTAGACAAAGGTCTCTACTGTAGTCCATGGTTGGTGATGAATATGTATAAGACTCTATTGAGCCCTTCTACTAGCTGGACTCTTAACGCTACCTCTGGGTACCTTTCAGTATGTCCCtaagattacatattaaaatgggtgtgtttaaattaattgtggCGCTACCTTTCAGATTGACTATGCTAGATGCACAAACgactttttcacaaaaaaatataaagcgttCACCCGTGCAGTTGCAAAGAAGGTTGTAACTAGGTATGTAtatcgtttaaaatatttttgtacacgTCCATATTCCAAACGTTAGAATCCTTTTGAAGAATTCAGTAGTTTAACCCTGCAATGCGATTGCCTCCTCTTGAATACTGCATTCAAAATACGAACGCCTTTGTCGCATTGTACTCTTTGGAGGCTCAAATAGAAATGTTACGTAAACGACTACTGTGTTCAGTGTTCTGTAATAGTAGAGAAACAAATATACTTACGTGAACTCCCTGCTGTATGTGTGCGGAGTCCACACCAGCAGTGCGACGCACACCCACCACACTCTCTGGGGACAAGCACAAACTTCaataacttgaatattaacCGACGCCTGAACTGAGTCTGTCGTGCCTCCGTGCCTGATGAGCTCATGTAAgctgttttattcataaatgtaattgtaaatgttttatacaattGCCAGGTCAGGTTTAACATGGTAATATTTGGGGTATGTGATTTTGCAAGCTATCAGGTTTTAGCTGCATCCGCcgaaagtgttttaattttggttcGATTCCTAGATAAAATTTAGTGCATTATGCGTATGTGTATGTTGCAAGAGATGCCAGGAACGGAAAAAGGAAATACAAGGATGCTCGTTTCCCAACAATTCTGTGGACAACAAGACAAAACCATAAGAAGGCTTAATAAAAGGcgcaaaagaaataaagacttttttcaaaatactataaACTGGACAACCGGCTGAATcgcatgtaataaacaaattaagaaactccttatttatttaatcagtcTTGTAAATACAATGATATACATAGATTATATACAATGTACCCATTGGACGACATCGTTAAGGCTGTCTAGAGTGCACCACGATACTAGCCGACGTTATCAGGGCACATAAATTTCAAGAGTGACAGTACAAATGTACCGACTTTACACTTAGATGGTCCTTTAAGCTACGAGATACAGCTTGTCTATTAATAGGATATAATATAAATCCTTCATCCGGACCAGactcatttattaataacttggtCAAGAGCTTACAATCACTTGTAATGAAAGAACGTTGATGTcggattagaaaaaaaaacactttgtttaGTTCAGCATTTggtattaagtttgttttttaatttgtgatctCTTCCTTCCTTCTTAAGGCCAGTGAGGGTCGTTTTGGGTGTTATTGCATGTCATATTTGAAAAGTTGcaccttttaaaacaaatatgattagCGACTTGCCTACCTGAAAGACcttaaattacctacttattagTACTTATGTACTTTAGCTGAAGTCAAACATTCGCAAACAAATTTATCTTTAggtatatttatctttaataagtAGTGCAGCAATTATCTCATATCCAAGAACAGCATTATTATTAGTTTGGGTGTCTATATTTTGACTTCGCGGAAATTGCACTGAGCGCGAATCAATTCGCACTCTTGCACTAGACTAGACCTTACCTGGCGCAAAATTATGCTGAGGCACCTACTTACTATCTTGCAATAAATCCTCTTTACAAGCtgttataacaaatatattctGGTATTCATTTGCCTGGCGTTTAATAtgatttagtatttaataattgagTCGGAGGTCGCGATAAATGTGACCCTTTACCGTGATGTCATCACTATCTTAGCTGCGGCAGAATGTACGTgtttacttaaagtttaatagaCAAGATCTACGAGTGTAATTAGCGGAGCTCACTTAGTTTTATAGGTGCATACTGTGGCTCCGTGGGTTCCAGTACTTCCAGTTACTCGTCTCGTGTAAAACAAAATTCTGCGTGTTTCTGCGCAGACGTTTGATGTCATTAGAGTACCTTaccacataatatatgtttatcagttacgcttactttttttgcatttatagtTACGGTTAGGGTATTCCCACGTAAAAAATCACCGGGGAGACCATAACCCGATAGCCCAAACGACGGTCAAgtaagctaaagaaaaaatattcagccATACTAGTATTATTCAttcacaatattgagtgatatACTTACCAtgtcattttaatatcatactTCCTATTGGTTTTCCCACAGTTGATaagtagaaaattaatttatctatgtttTCGGAGATCAGGGAGGAGATGGtaaatttttggaaattttccagaattatttgattttattatttatttagaaagaagAGAACCACCTCTTCCATTGATGTGACACGATGAACTTTCCAATTTCTGTCTTTTATTTTCCACCtcgctttatatttttttgtcatgcACATTGTCATTGCACATTGTCATTCACATTACAGAAATGCAAGGAAAGAAATCAAATGAATTTACCGACAGAGGTTCATAGGTGTTTTACTGTTGTTCAAATGTGAAACCAATTCTCGCTAAGCGAATGTGAATGTTACTCACTTTCTAGTGACTTCATCCTAAACAGTTACGAGCGCACATAAAGTGTCAACTGAATATTTAGCCGATTGAGACGTAAAGTGCGAGATGGATACTTGAACACCTACATCGGAATGTAGGTGATAGGTGCCGCAAGACAACAAGAATGATGacaaaacttgtaaaatttCTGGACCAAGAGAATCCATTATCTacgtaaaacttttattttcttagtgTCCTTGATTAAAGCTTAGAAGCTGTAATCTCTCTGTGCTGTAGGGGAttgataaaaactttaaaagccTGCCTTCCATTATTAAAACATGACCACATcagatttttctataaaaactccAATATTCTGTGCTTCCAGATAAATTATTAGATACTATGATGTTGTATACTTAGTATAAGTAAAGTACAGAAGTACCCGTCCACAGTGGCACAGTGCAGTGCGTGCGTAGCAACCTGTTACTAATCGATCATCGAGGAACGTTGAACGTTACCTATTAGTAAAGTAACCCAATTCCGTCAATTGGCTCTTAATAAGAGTGGGTATACTAAATACACCTTTAGGTACAACTACACTGTGTAAATAAGTTAAGTTTCGATTATTAGTTCTTGACACAAACCTAGTGAGATTCTTATCATTGCTGAAATAACTGCGGCGGGCGGCAAGCGTAGCCAAGGTTCGAATCCTCGAAGTTTGCTCTTGGACTTAGAGTTTTCTTGTGATTTTATATTGCATTGCTTGCATTTGCAGAAAaaactaacataattatttgtgaatTTCTTTAGGGGATTGACAAtgtaagacatttttttcttatcccatcaaatttcatcaactttggcacagttttttattatttgaagtcgttaaccaatattatttaagtactcCTTACCGCACACATTGCGTGGTTTGACACACAAAAGTAGTTAAAATGTACACCTTTAAGTTTCGTGGTTTTaactttcaatttataataataatacatacaaaGATCCGATGAAACTTTCCCGAGTTTGAACTTTGTAACTCCACACCTTCCACCTATGGGCTATGATGTAACAAGTCCAATTAATAATTCATGTACAACTGGAATGTGTGTCATGAACCTCTTCTACAATAAATTCTACGTTCTAAGTGTTCTCGTAGTTGCACTATCTGCGTAGGTAGATAGGTGCCGACATGTCCGTTTTATAGAAACAAGATGTAATTTAATACGATAATTGAATGGTGAATGAAACCTCTCTTTTATCTGGAGAAAATTTCTAAAGGCATATTAAACCTTCGCGGTCGGctttttcataattaacaaGACCACCTCATTAGTGATCATCAGCGCGAAGTGGGACTTCTCTTCAGCTTTTATCCGTTAAAAGAGCACCTTTCACAATTTTTTCATTTCTAGACACAACCAATCTTGAACTTGGTGGTTAGCAGACACAACAAGTCTGCCTAAGTAGTCCCTTTAGTATTACTGTATTTTGCTTTGAGTGTTATAATGATCAGGAAAGCCGAATTATCATCAAACTAAAAGCGAAAGTTAATTTTTCATCAACGAATAAGAATGTAAACAGTTAGATCAATTCCCTCGAATTTTCTATTCAATTTAACCCGTGAGAGCTTACGTAGTTGAGTAAATTCTCATTAGAGAAGTAACATGTCGATGTGAGTTGTAAATCAAAACGGTGCGATTGAgcaagcaataaaattaaatacgaacaaatccctactaatattataaatgcgaaagtaactctgtctgtctgtctgttacgctttcacgtctaaaccactgaactgattgtaatgaaatttggtacagagatagagttgaccttgagaaagaacataggatagttttttttcgggacttttgaagagttctcttggaaatgcgatataaccgacctgcCGCGGGCGGCTGCCGAACccgtgggcgaaaagctagttactAACTATCTTTAACTTACTGCTTCATCAAACCGACTCGTTGCCATGAGTCCGGTCATTCAGAAATGCTTGACTTTCGTTTCTATAAACTTACATAGCTGTTAAATCGCAGAAGAATACAAGGAAATCAACTTAAAAGCACGTATATCTTTTCAGTCAGCTTTTACCTAGCTACGAGTACCTACAATAGCTAAATTAAGGAAGTTTAGGTGGATACACTGTTAAAAATGATGGTCTtatccttttaatattaattcccACGGGAAAACATATTTACAGTAAACAGAAAGTGTAAGCGAGAGATAAATCAACGTAGTCAACACGTTCATTCAATATTATGTTCGCTATCTACTcagtaaattattgttttatgtattgtttagCATTAACTTGAACCGATAGGAGACATTATTGCGCCATATCTGTCCACTACATTTCAATTCAAATCTTGAACTCAATATGAACTTGTACTAAAGATTAAGGGCGGACATTTAACTTTATGATTGAAGTTCAATTATTTAAGACCTTCGACAGTTAACTATTAATTCGTTATGGGGGTTCCAATAGTTTCGGCCATAGATCTTCAATCACGTCAATGCAAGTTTTGTAACAtaccaattaaataaacatttttcatcgTTCAAATGCATTTGGTTGTGTTGTGGGGCAATTGTTGAACGTAACCAGTGAAAGTTATTGATCGCCATCGATTTTGTTTATTAGCCTTAAATAGATTTGACATAAACCTTAATTGGTGAGTGATGTAATGCTCGATGTGAGTTCATGTCAGTCATTTAATATCAGTTTGCTTAAGCTTCTATTTAGGTACACGAGTAGATAGTAAATAGTACCTACACTTGATTATCTCGAACATCATTTGAGATTGCTCTGTTTGCTAAGTATCCACAGACTCGAGTTACATTATTTCTAAGGTTAGACTGTAATCACTGGATATCGTATGAAGCAAGAGTCACATTATCTAAATAGGTAAGTTACGACTAATTTACGAAACATTTATGTTACACCTGACTAGAAGAAAGCTTTTTAGATAACTTGTGAcccatttaacattattataagttatttaaagtaactttaACAGCAGAAGGTCTACCACCacgtattaaagtaatattgtagaTTGTGGATATGTGCACGACGTAGAGTGGCATCATCaaccccaattctgctatttacaatggcccatgaatgaatggaagttggattaaattgacacaattcgtattattctaagcattttcgCAGCAcgtataatcattttaaattcactACAGGGCGGAATAGACACGATCAATAAaatccaattattgtgttggcaaaaaacttacgaaaatattaatagtttcaa
This window harbors:
- the LOC113497443 gene encoding LOW QUALITY PROTEIN: uncharacterized protein LOC113497443 (The sequence of the model RefSeq protein was modified relative to this genomic sequence to represent the inferred CDS: deleted 2 bases in 2 codons), which codes for MAMLSPRVWWVCVALLVWTPHTYSREFTHEDIREAMLSLVHMIRMSEDKLERHEFRERTLGDQLKKMLIGLDKKHRALEPLKGMISRLDDRLSNVETILLQREEREKSSQAKINEALEGIQKALVALAPAPPPPIDLDNNLSANDDAIQRRLDTTDAKIDAVKKEIKTLKNTLNPETFRSMCLEAASDTNPFEKHISEAEKLLNKYETKLSEYNGTKVQTDFVPLNEVSLADEAWHSKMSEVMERQEKEIKKIQQLLSDAESMWKDLPRLADINRATNQTIDTVTKATETMLINNEMGKKCHPHRKDG
- the LOC113497442 gene encoding putative leucine-rich repeat-containing protein DDB_G0290503; this encodes NTSRHEDIREAMLSLVHMIRMSEDKLERHEFRERTLGDQLKKMLIGLDKKHRALEPLKGMISRLDDRLSNVETILLQREEREKSSQAKINEALEGIQKALVALAPAPPPPIDLDNNLSANDDAIQRRLDTTDAKIDAVKKEIKTLKNTLNPETFRSMCLEAASDTNPFEKHISEAEKLLNKYETKLSEYNGTKVQTDFVPLNEVSLADEAWHSKMSEVMERQEKEIKKIQQLLSDAESMWKDLPRLADINRATNQTIDTVTKATETMLINNEMGKKCHPHVCYRDFSSPTIRYSIKAKINYDRYYLKIETWIC